CCGGAGGCGGGAAGCAGCCCGCATATCCTGCAAATCGGGGTTCCAGACGTTCCGGCCGGAGAGGGAAGCGAACTGTTGATTTTGGGGCTGGACCTGGAGGGCATTCAGGTCAGTGCCGGATCGGCCTGCTCGAGCGGCACGCTGAACGCCAGCCACGTCATGGCCGCCATCGGGCAGGCGGGCATCGCGTCCATCCGATACTCGATGGGCCACGCGACGACGGAAGCAGATGTGGATCGCGCCGTGTCGGCGACCCGGAAGGTCATCTCGCGCACACTGGCAGCCCTATGAACCTGCTGATGGTGTTCGCCCGCGCACCGGAGCGCGGGGCGGTGAAAACGCGCCTGGCGCGAGCGCTTGGTGAGGACCAAACGCTACGGCTGTACGAGGCCTTTGTGCGGGACTGTGCCGCCCTGGTGTCCGGCCTCGACGTGCCTGTGTGGTGGTGGGCCGCCGGAGATCCGGCTGTCCTGGCGGGGGTGCTACCTGCAGGCGCAGACGTTCGAAAACAAGTGGGCGATGGGCTGGGTGCGAGACTTGAACACGCGTTTCGTGCTGCCGCGTCGGCTGGTTTCGAACGTACGCTGGTCATCGGCACCGACTCGCCCGGAATGCCACGTCACCTGATTTCGGAGGCGTTT
This sequence is a window from Rhodothermales bacterium. Protein-coding genes within it:
- a CDS encoding TIGR04282 family arsenosugar biosynthesis glycosyltransferase, translating into MNLLMVFARAPERGAVKTRLARALGEDQTLRLYEAFVRDCAALVSGLDVPVWWWAAGDPAVLAGVLPAGADVRKQVGDGLGARLEHAFRAAASAGFERTLVIGTDSPGMPRHLISEAFDALDSHRAVLGPAEDGGYYLLGLRGTSPEFLSKVTYSRSDVLEKTRALLTDAGTSVGLLPPWFDVDEPADLQRVVDVFQRSPERAPATVQTLRALGLMPAEDASC